The Pelodiscus sinensis isolate JC-2024 chromosome 4, ASM4963464v1, whole genome shotgun sequence genomic sequence GCGATCaatgagctggaaagaactgtggatccatcctgacataggatgtacaccaaggacttttaagccagcagttataacatctctgctgcaagcttgcatggagaactgggagattcgatgcatgtaatgtatgatacgttaacatccttactctcatgcttttctttcttatagTAATAaccctttagatgttagattctaaaggattggctcagcgtgatttgtgggtaagatctagagtgtatattgacctgggatctgtggctggtttcttggaactggacagaacttgtttggggtaggtgagtttgggttctaaaacccctcacctgtgggcaggccCGGGGCCATATGGGGCATGGAGAGCGCTGGGGTGTCGGAGAGGTTTTGCTCATgaagcttctggctggccagaagcactctgtgggactatttgggaataagagatcctccggaatagggctttattccggaggatcacaccagtctggatgcttttttccggcttttccccaagccggaaaaaaagcggtggccatgtttatttaaatcccgcgggggatatttaaatcccccgcggatttccctattccaaagttctaaattagcatggctattccgaagaaggggccagtgtagacacagcctaagagaccaGACACTTACCCCAGATCAATTGCTACTCTAGATTTTACACCAGTGTCAATGCCCTGTAATGAACTATCCAAAGTTTTGTTaataaggaaagagaaagaagagaGTTATTTACCGTTTAAAGCAAACACGTACGTACCAATCCGTTACCATCTAAATCTCAAGAGTGACTGAGTTGCCTTGAGTTGCCATTTCAAAGTGTCTTTCAGGATGGATCCAGGGGCTCTCTGGCTTCAGTGTAAACTCTTTGGCTCTTCAGAGTTcaaaaagatggaaaaaattCCTATGGCTTTGTTTTACTTTCTCCATTCGGCTTCTAAGCCCACATGACCAGCTACCTGACATGTAGCCTTCTCTAGGTTAACTAAGGAGGGGGCAGACACCTAGCAGGACTACAGGCTCTCGGCCCCCATGGTCCTGTGCATCCATGGACAGAAAGGAACAGAAGGGCTGTTTAGATGGTACCGTCTGACACAGACACCcctggcagtgttccctgtaactgAGCATTACAGTGACTGCCTAGGAGAGATACAGGTgatacccagctgattagcagagatgAGCCACTCAGAgtgttgtgtttctattggtggtgcacatcgacAGATGCCTAAGTGTGCAtaatacaatttattccacacaaggagggaaataattagagggaacattgccccccAGTAGCCAACCTGGAGCTTCCTGTGTAGAACTCTGCTGGCCAGGGAGTGTTTGGTACAGACATGAGCACTGTGAGCAGCTGGCCCCTGCTTGACTAACTGCGAGTACCATACCCAGAGGGTTCTGGGGGTGGCAGCGTAGCCCAGTAGAGTGGGACTCGGCCTAGCAGGGCTCCATTCAAATCTCAGCCGCCAGATCGGTGGCGATCTCAGGTAAGTCGTTTCCCACTGCtctgtgactcggtttccccTCTCAAACTGTCTCTCTCAGTTGTTTCAATTGAGTGTGTCTAAGGGCAGGGGGTGTCCAGTTGCACAGTGTCTTGTTCCGCGGGGTGCAGCTCTTCGCTGGGGTGCTAGCACAATGCCACCGGCAAGGGAAACGCTCATTCCCAATACTGACCGCCATCCTGTAGGAACCCAAAGTGGCTGGAAAACCAGCTAACCCCACAGGGGTCAGAGCCCAAAGGTGGGGCTGTTGCAAAGCAACACAGGATCCATGACAGCCAGGAATAGGACCCCCAACACCTCCCTTCTCAGGGCATGTGCCAGCCTCTCCCTGACAATAGTTGGGGCAAATCCCACCTGGAGGCCAGGATGCGATTACTATTGGTAGCACTCGGAGAGCCTGGGATAGACTGGCCCACCTGCAAAGAGCTGCGAGGTGGATGGATGTTGTGTAAAACGTTAGGTAACAATATAGACTCAGTGTGagaaagggaaacagaggcaagAGGAGAAATGTATTTGTTcagggtagggatgttagctagcgggtaatagaatagtcgactaaccacgtgaattctatagtccctgggggcgagCCAGCAGcaagtgcgctccagcccccgtcccagggagtcccctgccacctctctctgctacctctgatacagagacagcacagcagggtggcagcagcccctgtccacagggggtccaagCTACCCGTGGACAGAGACCACTAGGAGGTCAGAGagtgggggaggctgctgcagcagggattcCAGGGGACAAgagctgcttcatggcagcctcctttGCCCCCCTTATATcctctctgataaaggcagcaacatgggggggcaggctgcaccatggagacagtactggggggaactggcttttaagctggctcctcccaacaccagctcctgcttgccccacttgctgcctctgatacacaggcagcaaagggagggaaaCTCGCTTACTCTAGTTGAAGATTGCCTAAACAGTGGCAAAGCTTGGTCACCACCTcaggctctaaccactaggctataCTTCCCCTGGAGGAGAAGAAGCTGGCAGGGCCCGTATCCTGGGGTAAGAGGTGGGTGAGAAGTCCTCCCTTGATTTCTTCCATATCGTTTCCATTGGCAGGCCGGCTCACCTGACACTGCTGGGAGAGGCAAATGGAGTCACTTAACACCTCACTTTCCTCCTTTAATGGGACAGCACCCGACCAGTCCGCAATATGGCCAGGAGCCTTCCTGATCATCATACTGCTCATCGGGCTGCCGGCCAACGGCTTCATTATCTGGCTGATAGGGTGGcggctgcagcgccggggcctGTCTGTCTTCATCCTGAGCCTGGCCAGCTCCGACTTCCTCTTCCTCTGCGTCATGGTCATGCAGATCATGGAGACCCTGCAGGGTGACAACTGGGTGCTGGGTGCCTTCATGTGCCGCCTGCGCCACTTCCTCTTGGATTTAAGCTACCACTGCAGcctcttcctgctggctgccctcagcgtGGACCGCtgcctgctggtgctgctgccccTGTGGTACCGCTGCCATCGCCCCCTGCGGCTCTCCACCTACATCTGCCTGGGCACTTGGGTGGCGGCTTCCCTGCTCAGCATCAAAGGCTTCGTCTTCCCCGACCTCGTCCCGGTGAACGACTGGCTGCTCGCCTGTCAGAACAACCGGGGGAAGTACGAGTGGCCCCTGCGCTTGCTGGAGGTGCTGGTGGAGGGATTCTTCCCCTTTGTTGTCATGGCGACCACCCACGCTGTCACCTTGGCCCGCACCTTGCGGCGCCACACCCGGGCCCCCAGCCAGTTCTACCGCATTGTGGCTGCCACCCTGACCGTCTACGTGCTGCTCAACCTCCCGTTCCAGATCACCCAGCTGCTCTTCCTGGTCGCCTTGGAGAACCAGGAGCTCTACAGTCGCCTCATCCCCTTCCTTATCTACACCGGCTACCTGATCAACCTCAACACTAGCATCAACCCCTACATCTACCTCATCTTCGGCTCCAACCTCTGCACAAGCTGCAGCCACCCCACGACCTGCGACCTTGCCTTAGCCCTCACAGAGGACGTGAGGAAGAGCCCCGGACACACGCCTGAGGCGTCTTCCCCTCTCTAGCcgtccccactctcctccccctgcatgGCCCAGGCCGTGCTCTGGCACAGCTCCAGTCACCAACCAAGGGGTTGCTGGCTCCCCTGACGGGCTCTGGCTGCAtggagggggaatgtgcacaatACGAGTTCACTAGTGCAAGGCCTTGTGTAAATGGGTGCAAGATGTGAGCTACCAGGGAAGTCAGACCAGTGCCAGGGCCCTGTTTGCCCAGCCTAGTCATGCTCCTGTGGGGACAGGTTCTCAGTAGGTGCAAACCGGCCCAGTTCCCTGCAGATCGGGGCCTGTGAAGCTCCCAGAACATCTGGCCCTAGGCAGGGCAATACAAACACTGCCATGGCTGCAGCTGCCAACCCACAGGGCCAGCAGACACTGCGGCAAAGGCCTGCTGCCCCTTTAGGCCTTTCTGGGTTCGGCAATCCTGACGTTAGTGGTGGCTCCAAGGTCATGGTGCTTTAATGCAGTGGCCTTCTGCTCACAACTGCCAGAGACCCAGCATTGGGGGtacctctgcccccctaggtctGCCTCCTTGGGCGCCTGCAGTCTAACCATCCTGACCTGCAGAAAGCAGGCCCGGACTCCTCTTAGCGCACGAGGTTGGGACACAGAAGCTGCAGCCCGGGGACACACCAGGCAGGTCAGAATTGAGGccctggggctgtcctgtggatccccttctccccacacacaccaggggACAGGTACAGCTCACTCTATCATTCCATGGGTGCAGGACACCCCAAAGAGAACCAGGCCCCTTGGCTTTAATTCTGATCCCTTGGGCATGTGCTCCTTTAATTCTGACCTCTTCCGCCCCTCCCCGTCAGTTGCTCCCAGCAAGACGTCCAGTGGCTGCCCACCAGCACCTCCTGCGAGGGACTCAGAGCCACCTGTGACCCTCCCTACTCCCCCGAGCAGGAGCGGAGTAAGAGCGGTGCCCTAGA encodes the following:
- the LOC102461810 gene encoding putative G-protein coupled receptor 152, whose amino-acid sequence is MESLNTSLSSFNGTAPDQSAIWPGAFLIIILLIGLPANGFIIWLIGWRLQRRGLSVFILSLASSDFLFLCVMVMQIMETLQGDNWVLGAFMCRLRHFLLDLSYHCSLFLLAALSVDRCLLVLLPLWYRCHRPLRLSTYICLGTWVAASLLSIKGFVFPDLVPVNDWLLACQNNRGKYEWPLRLLEVLVEGFFPFVVMATTHAVTLARTLRRHTRAPSQFYRIVAATLTVYVLLNLPFQITQLLFLVALENQELYSRLIPFLIYTGYLINLNTSINPYIYLIFGSNLCTSCSHPTTCDLALALTEDVRKSPGHTPEASSPL